The genomic interval GATAGACCAAAATACAGCTATGCCTATTACAGATAACCAAATATTACGATGAGAAGTGAGTAATTTAAAATTTGCTTTTAATAAAGAACCTCTCAAATATGCTTCCTTATCAAAAACCTCTTGTGTGCGTTGCGTAAGTGTGGGAAGGGTATAGCATAAATATAATTCTATTAGAGCACACGCAATAAGCACAAAACCAAGCGGAGCGACACTTTGCAAAATCTCACCTTTTTGTGCTAGGAATCCTAAATCACTCAAAGCATACAAAGATTCAAATAGAAGTGAGAAAACGCTCATACCTGCTAAAATAGCTACAATCGCCACTGCCTGTATCACACCATTTCCCCACGCAAGTAAATCCTTACCTACCAAATCTTTGATAAAGCCATATTTTGCAGGAGAATAAATCGCCGATTGAGCTGCCATAAACAAAGTAGCTATAAAAGCAAACCAAAAATAACCAAAAAAATAACACAACGCAATAATGATACTAAGCAACAAGCCAAACCACGCACATATACGCATAACAACATTTTTAGGATATTTATCAGCCAAGAAACCAGAAGGAGAAAAAAGAAATATAAAAGGAAGTAAGATAAGTGCGTTAATAACGCTTGTTAAGAGTGTAAGTTCGCTTCCATCATAGACTTTATAAATTGTATTTTGAATAGTGATTTTATGCCCTAAATCCATAAAGGCATTGATAAATGCTATAAGAATAAAAAATGTAAAACCTTTAATCTTCCATATTTTATTCATTAGTATCTCCTATTTTACATCTTTAGAAGAAGTTATTTATTTTAGCTTTTATCAACTATCGCTCACTTAGTATCTTGATTTTCCCATTTTCTACGAGCACATACATATCTTTTTGCCCCGCAGAGCTAAAACTTGGCTTACCATTAAGAAAAGCTTTATAGTCTTGGAAAAAACTTATACGATACATATTGCGATGTGATTCATTTGGATAAATAGATACATTGATATGAGAAATGCGTATATTTTTGCTTTCATTTTTAGCAAAAATATTTTTCTTATGCTCTCTGAAAGATTTAAAACTCATACCATCGGGGCGAAAAAAATTTTTTTCATCATAAAAATTTAAATAAGTTTGCAAATCATTTTTTTGCCACGCATTTTTCCATTGATAGAGTTGAGAAAGCACTATTGAGAGCTCATCTACACTTGTGGGTTTAAATATTCCCTCATAGGTAATGAGCATAGTTTTTTTCCAATCAATAATTTTGTCATACTTTTTCAAAAGCTCATTATCAATAGCAATGCACCCGCGCGTATTAATATCCTCTCTATTACCATTTAAAGGCAATCCGTGAATCCAAATCCCACCACCTGTTTTTTTTAGAGACTGGTCATACACATTAGGATAATTTGTAGAAAATGCCAAAGGTCCATAATATTGGTCTAATCCTGTAAGACGAGCATTTAAATCATAAGAGCCAATGGGCGTTGTCAAATCACCCTCTTTTTTCTTATTACCCTTACCTTTTGCAACAAGTGCTGGTGAGTTGCCAATCTCTTGGAGTTTAGAATCTTTAAGCTGATAGAGTTGGAGCGATGGGGTAGATTTATTTGATACAAACAAAAATTTCAAATCTTCAAAGTATCCATACTCTGTGGCGTTTTCTTTGAGATATTCTGCCCAATACTCTTTATCTGACAAATAACTCTCAAGCTTAGATTCTATCGCACCTATACCATTTTTTTTGTATTCATTAACTAAACCTACAAGCTGCATATCTAAAGCATAAATATGCTCCATAAAGCTTAGTGCCAATATACACCAAAGCACCCTGCATAATTTCATTATCTTGCTCCTTTAACTCATTATAAGGTGAAATCATATCCTATTTTTTTCAATGTATCCCTTTGTTTGCTCCAACCTTTATATACCTCAACATCAAGCTTTAAAAAAATCGCTTTAGAGCTAAGAGATTCTATCTTTTGACGCGCGCACTTACTAATGCGTTTGATACTGCTGCCTCCTTTGCCGATGACAACGCCTTTTTGACTTGATTTTTCCACAATAATATGAGCAAAGATTCTATCTTGCTCTGCACTTTCTTCAAATTTTTTAATCACCACATCAGCCTCGTATGGAATCTCATCACTTAGATTCTCAAATAAACTCTGACGAATCATTTCTTTATAAATCTCTTTGAGCGAAGCATTAGAGAGTATCTCTTCATCATACAAAAACGGCGAAAAAGGTAGATGTGAAGCAATGGTATGCAATATTTTTTCTCTATCAAATCCTTTTTTCACGCTTACAGGTAATAATTCTAAAAAAGTATCGCTAAAGCGTTGATATTGAGCAATTTTATGTAAAATCTCTTCATTTGTGCAAGTATCAATTTTACTTAAAAGTAAAATATGTTTTTTGCCTTGAGAAAGCTCTAAAAAATGCTCATAATGCCCTATATCATCGCTTACAGGAGCAAGATATAATGCCATATCATAATCACTTAGAGCCCTAAGAGCTTGAGAGAGCATATATTGATTGAGCAATTTTTCTTGATGATGAATACCCGGCGTATCCACAAAGATAATCTGTGCATTGAGTGGTGCATAAGGCACGATGAGTTGGAGTTGCTTGCGCGTAGCATTTGCCTTATGCGAAACAAGTGCGAGATTCTCTCCCAAAAGATGATTAAGCAAAGTAGATTTTCCAGCATTTGGTCTGCCAAGTGTCGCTACAAATCCCGCACGAGTTGGCAAGGTTTGATTACTTATGGATTCTATTTGCATTTACTTGTTGCTTTAAACTAAAGAATATAACGTGCTAAATCAATATTTTCCACCAAATCCCCAAGACGCTCTCTTACCATATCGCCCGTGATTTCTACTTCTTTGCCTTTGTAAGTATCCACATCAAAGCTAATATCCTCTAACACGCGCTCAATAGTCGTATGCAATCGCCTTGCGCCAATATCCTCTGTGCGTTGGTTAGCATTATGTGAGAGACGTGCAAGCTCCCTAATTGCTTCATCACTAAATTCAAGCCGAATATCCTCTGTATCAAGCAAAAGCTGATATTGACGCAAAAGAGAACTTTTAGTTTGAGTGAGAATCTGATACAAACTCTCCTCATCAAGCATACTTAACTCCACGCGCAAAGGAAATCGCCCCTGCAATTCTGGAATCAAATCACTAGGCTTACTCAAATGAAATGCCCCTGCAGCAATAAATAAAATATAATCTGTCTTAATTTGCCCATATTTAGTATTGACTACACTCCCCTCAACAATAGGGAGTAAATCTCTTTGCACTCCCTCTTTACTCGGGTCTTGCCTTGAGCCATCTTTGCTCCCCACAGCAACTTTATCAATCTCATCAATGAAAATTACGCCATTTTCTTGCGCGCGCC from Helicobacter hepaticus ATCC 51449 carries:
- the era gene encoding GTPase Era; translation: MQIESISNQTLPTRAGFVATLGRPNAGKSTLLNHLLGENLALVSHKANATRKQLQLIVPYAPLNAQIIFVDTPGIHHQEKLLNQYMLSQALRALSDYDMALYLAPVSDDIGHYEHFLELSQGKKHILLLSKIDTCTNEEILHKIAQYQRFSDTFLELLPVSVKKGFDREKILHTIASHLPFSPFLYDEEILSNASLKEIYKEMIRQSLFENLSDEIPYEADVVIKKFEESAEQDRIFAHIIVEKSSQKGVVIGKGGSSIKRISKCARQKIESLSSKAIFLKLDVEVYKGWSKQRDTLKKIGYDFTL
- a CDS encoding L,D-transpeptidase Cds6 family protein, which gives rise to MKLCRVLWCILALSFMEHIYALDMQLVGLVNEYKKNGIGAIESKLESYLSDKEYWAEYLKENATEYGYFEDLKFLFVSNKSTPSLQLYQLKDSKLQEIGNSPALVAKGKGNKKKEGDLTTPIGSYDLNARLTGLDQYYGPLAFSTNYPNVYDQSLKKTGGGIWIHGLPLNGNREDINTRGCIAIDNELLKKYDKIIDWKKTMLITYEGIFKPTSVDELSIVLSQLYQWKNAWQKNDLQTYLNFYDEKNFFRPDGMSFKSFREHKKNIFAKNESKNIRISHINVSIYPNESHRNMYRISFFQDYKAFLNGKPSFSSAGQKDMYVLVENGKIKILSER